A window of the Xiashengella succiniciproducens genome harbors these coding sequences:
- a CDS encoding transglycosylase SLT domain-containing protein, which translates to MRKVYSSLILLLILVFTGACNSGGQKKGGKEAAQKVPDLEEILTAGKIRVVTNYNSTNYFVYKGQPMGYQFELLQEFATFIGVKLEVTVNNDLQTNFEALQNGLIDIIASNLPVMRESEDYIAYTAPHSFSRQVLVQQAYSSDQKGSNNIQYNTLIRNQLDLAGKSIYVQKGSAYVQRLRNLANEIGDSIHIVEIPDYEVEQLVELVAAGEIPYTVCDENLAIVNLNFYPNLDVETPVSFPQKQAWAVNKNAPELLNAINNWMVSFTQTPRYQRIYQKYFLNKRSIHLVDAGFHSIKGGQVSVYDELIKEESQRFDMDWRLIASIIYQESRFIPDAESWAGALGLMQLMPETAERFGVQSITSPRDNIRGGMQLLQWLDERLALRVEDSNERLKFVLAAYNVGIGHVLDAMKLAEKYGMNPTIWNDNVDFFLLHKSDPKYYNDPVVEFGYCRGEEPYQYVREILERYDHYKNVMR; encoded by the coding sequence ATGAGAAAGGTTTACAGTTCGCTAATCCTCCTGCTTATTCTGGTGTTTACTGGAGCATGCAATAGTGGTGGCCAGAAGAAGGGTGGAAAGGAAGCTGCACAAAAGGTACCAGACCTTGAGGAGATATTGACCGCGGGAAAGATCAGGGTGGTGACTAACTACAACTCGACAAATTACTTCGTTTACAAAGGACAGCCTATGGGCTACCAGTTTGAACTCCTTCAGGAGTTTGCCACCTTTATCGGTGTCAAACTGGAAGTCACAGTCAACAATGACCTGCAGACAAATTTTGAGGCATTGCAAAACGGACTTATTGATATCATAGCCAGCAACCTCCCCGTTATGCGTGAGAGTGAGGATTATATAGCCTATACCGCACCTCACAGCTTCAGCAGACAGGTTCTTGTTCAACAGGCCTATAGTTCCGATCAGAAAGGTTCAAATAATATTCAGTACAATACACTTATCAGAAATCAGCTTGATTTAGCCGGTAAGAGTATCTATGTACAGAAGGGGTCTGCCTATGTGCAACGATTGCGTAACCTGGCAAATGAGATTGGAGACAGCATTCATATAGTCGAGATACCCGACTATGAAGTGGAGCAACTTGTCGAACTTGTTGCTGCAGGAGAGATTCCTTATACTGTCTGTGATGAGAATCTTGCCATAGTCAATCTGAATTTTTATCCCAATCTGGATGTTGAAACTCCCGTGAGTTTCCCTCAGAAGCAAGCCTGGGCAGTCAACAAGAATGCGCCGGAGCTGCTAAATGCGATTAACAACTGGATGGTTAGTTTTACCCAGACACCTCGTTATCAGCGTATTTATCAAAAGTATTTTCTCAATAAGCGTTCTATTCACCTTGTTGATGCCGGTTTTCACTCAATAAAAGGGGGACAGGTTTCAGTTTACGATGAACTGATTAAGGAGGAGAGCCAGCGCTTTGACATGGATTGGCGTCTGATTGCATCCATAATATATCAGGAGTCACGTTTTATACCTGATGCAGAAAGCTGGGCCGGTGCATTGGGACTTATGCAGTTGATGCCCGAGACAGCCGAGCGTTTTGGAGTCCAGTCAATAACCTCACCAAGAGATAATATAAGGGGTGGTATGCAATTACTTCAATGGCTTGACGAGCGACTTGCCCTGAGAGTGGAGGACAGCAACGAGCGACTTAAGTTTGTTCTGGCTGCATACAATGTGGGCATTGGGCACGTTCTGGATGCTATGAAACTTGCAGAAAAGTACGGTATGAATCCTACGATCTGGAATGATAATGTGGATTTCTTCCTGCTGCATAAGTCAGATCCAAAGTATTACAATGATCCGGTGGTCGAGTTTGGTTATTGCAGGGGAGAGGAACCTTACCAGTATGTCAGAGAGATTCTGGAGAGGTATGACCACTACAAGAATGTAATGCGTTGA
- a CDS encoding NUDIX hydrolase, with translation MASWKLILKEALRPPLPGPAAHAKMLPDNAPEFSWNHDKSKGIQSSVLILLYPYEDRILIPFIQRPVYPGYHSGQISLPGGKCEDVDSSYWETALRETREELGIDTDEVEYLGQLSRIYIDRSNFFVNPQVGFLKYTPQFNPDPKEVAEVLKADITELATQPRVTDTMLHPTGIPVEMPYFNAGGKHIWGATAMIICELIQTLNTKYPAWINALHSCSGHTSPESL, from the coding sequence ATGGCTTCATGGAAACTAATACTAAAGGAGGCGTTGAGGCCTCCGCTTCCGGGTCCTGCAGCACACGCAAAGATGCTTCCAGATAATGCCCCGGAGTTTTCATGGAACCACGACAAGTCAAAAGGAATTCAAAGCAGTGTGTTGATCCTGCTATATCCGTACGAAGACAGAATTCTTATTCCCTTCATTCAACGGCCCGTCTATCCAGGTTATCACAGTGGACAGATAAGTCTGCCGGGGGGCAAGTGCGAGGATGTAGACAGCAGTTACTGGGAGACAGCCTTAAGAGAAACCCGCGAAGAGCTTGGGATAGACACTGATGAGGTTGAATATCTCGGTCAGCTCAGTCGTATCTATATCGACCGCAGCAACTTCTTTGTAAATCCACAGGTAGGCTTCCTAAAATATACCCCTCAGTTTAATCCGGATCCCAAAGAGGTGGCAGAGGTCCTCAAGGCTGATATTACCGAACTGGCAACCCAGCCCAGAGTTACGGATACTATGCTACATCCAACCGGCATCCCGGTAGAGATGCCGTATTTCAATGCAGGTGGAAAGCACATCTGGGGTGCTACAGCAATGATAATATGTGAACTGATTCAAACTCTCAATACAAAATATCCGGCGTGGATCAACGCATTACATTCTTGTAGTGGTCATACCTCTCCAGAATCTCTCTGA
- a CDS encoding ABC transporter permease: protein MKPEYFIAKRISMGGMPGRKFSGPVIKVSIAGIILGMTVMILSMAIGSGFKKEIRDKISGFGAHIQVVNYDFNLSYEPNPIRYDSVLAAEISALSGIKKVQRFGTKPGLIKTDNEMQGVLLKGISPEYDLTFLNSVLVAGTVPQYTDTATSNEILISETMANMLNIELGQQIFIYFFQEQIRVRRLTVAGIYNTHLSDLDKMYVIADIKQIQRLNDWGPDQIAGYEILIDDFNKLNERGIAVYDLTGGFIGDDGTLLRTLTIKNSQPQIFAWLDILDMNIVVIIVLIVLIAGFNMISGLLILILERTNMIGILKAMGIQDMPLRKIFLYLASGIAIRGLVWGNIAGLSIALLQKQFGIFKLDPANYFLDTVPILINPSHILLLNLGAILAIFIMMIGPSYLAAKIAPVKAIKFD, encoded by the coding sequence TTGAAGCCAGAGTATTTTATAGCAAAAAGAATCAGTATGGGAGGTATGCCGGGCAGGAAGTTTTCCGGTCCGGTAATAAAAGTATCCATAGCCGGCATAATCCTTGGGATGACCGTAATGATACTGTCAATGGCCATAGGTAGTGGTTTCAAGAAAGAGATAAGGGACAAGATAAGTGGCTTTGGAGCCCATATTCAGGTTGTCAACTACGACTTCAATCTGAGCTACGAGCCCAACCCCATCAGATACGACAGTGTGCTGGCCGCAGAGATATCTGCTTTGTCAGGCATCAAAAAAGTACAACGCTTTGGAACAAAGCCCGGTCTGATTAAGACAGATAATGAGATGCAGGGTGTACTGCTCAAAGGCATAAGTCCGGAGTACGACCTCACTTTCCTTAATTCCGTCCTTGTTGCCGGAACCGTTCCCCAATATACTGACACTGCTACTTCCAACGAGATTCTAATCTCAGAGACGATGGCAAATATGCTCAATATTGAATTGGGACAGCAGATTTTTATATACTTCTTTCAGGAACAGATAAGAGTAAGGCGCCTTACTGTGGCTGGGATCTACAACACCCATCTGAGCGATCTGGATAAGATGTATGTAATTGCGGACATCAAACAGATACAAAGGCTCAATGACTGGGGACCTGATCAGATAGCAGGATATGAGATATTAATTGATGACTTCAACAAGCTTAATGAAAGAGGTATAGCAGTTTACGACCTGACCGGAGGTTTTATCGGCGATGATGGTACTCTGCTTCGTACACTTACTATCAAAAACTCCCAGCCTCAGATTTTTGCCTGGCTCGACATTCTTGATATGAACATTGTGGTGATAATAGTTCTAATAGTGCTTATTGCAGGTTTCAATATGATATCTGGATTGCTGATACTTATACTCGAGCGTACCAATATGATAGGTATACTTAAGGCTATGGGTATTCAGGACATGCCTCTGAGGAAGATTTTCCTTTACCTGGCCTCGGGCATAGCCATAAGAGGCTTGGTCTGGGGAAATATTGCCGGACTCTCAATAGCGCTGCTTCAGAAGCAGTTTGGTATCTTCAAGCTCGACCCAGCCAACTACTTTCTGGACACTGTACCGATACTGATAAATCCGTCGCATATACTCTTACTTAACCTTGGGGCAATACTTGCAATCTTCATTATGATGATTGGACCTTCCTATCTTGCGGCAAAAATAGCCCCTGTCAAGGCAATCAAATTTGATTAG
- a CDS encoding glycoside hydrolase family 2 protein, which produces MKIKATTILAGLCLLQSAMGLIYAQTWQNLITNIENRQVTTLNGMWKYIVDPYESGYYDYRRQVRDQQSWQNTAEALYLAHKPAHKGERVEYDFDKSDNIIVPGDWNSQKEKLFYYEGTIWYYKKFVFTPTPGLPRQFFYFGAANYESDVYLNGKKLGKHIGGFTPFNFEATGLLKEGENFIVVKVDNARGLEKVPTVNTDWWNYGGLTRDVLLVEVPETYIKDYYIQLAKGNSELIEIHVELDGPAKVGQVVTVNIPDAKLTFTGVSDENGVVRGSIKARKLQYWNPGKPFLYDVNLSYNGHTLKDRIGFRTIAVKGRDILVNGKPVFLRGISIHEENPLRGGRAYSAEDARILLGWAKELGCNYVRLAHYPHNENMVRLADELGILVWSEVPVYWTIQWENQETYNNAENQLLEMITRDKNRASVIIWSIANETPVSPARTGFLKRMISTTREADPVRLVSAALERHEKPGSRNVQIIEDPIQDYVDVISFNQYLGWYSGTPAQIMDNEYEINYDKPVIISELGGGALQGFHGERDEIWTEEYQEWLYEETVRMIDRIPQLRGVTPWILADFRSPRRLLPDIQDGWNRKGLISQTGNKKKAFYVLKKYYEQKAKEYGE; this is translated from the coding sequence ATGAAAATAAAAGCAACTACAATCCTTGCAGGCCTTTGCCTCCTGCAATCAGCCATGGGTCTCATATATGCCCAGACCTGGCAGAACCTCATCACCAACATTGAAAACAGGCAGGTTACCACACTTAATGGAATGTGGAAATACATAGTTGACCCCTATGAAAGCGGTTATTATGATTACAGGCGTCAGGTGAGGGATCAGCAGTCCTGGCAGAATACTGCCGAGGCCCTTTATCTTGCGCACAAACCGGCTCACAAAGGCGAGAGAGTGGAATATGACTTTGACAAGTCTGATAATATTATAGTACCGGGGGATTGGAATTCACAAAAGGAGAAGCTCTTTTACTATGAGGGAACTATCTGGTACTACAAGAAATTTGTCTTCACTCCTACTCCAGGCCTGCCAAGGCAGTTTTTCTATTTTGGGGCGGCAAACTACGAGAGCGATGTTTATCTGAACGGCAAAAAGCTGGGTAAGCACATTGGAGGTTTTACACCGTTTAATTTTGAAGCCACCGGACTTCTCAAGGAAGGGGAAAATTTCATAGTGGTAAAGGTTGACAATGCACGTGGGCTTGAAAAAGTCCCGACAGTAAATACAGACTGGTGGAACTATGGAGGTCTTACAAGGGACGTATTGCTTGTGGAGGTACCGGAAACCTATATAAAGGACTATTATATTCAGTTGGCCAAGGGCAACAGTGAACTTATTGAAATCCATGTAGAACTTGATGGGCCGGCTAAAGTCGGTCAGGTAGTAACAGTGAACATTCCCGATGCCAAACTCACATTTACAGGTGTATCTGATGAAAATGGAGTAGTAAGAGGTTCAATAAAAGCCAGAAAATTGCAATACTGGAATCCCGGGAAGCCCTTCCTCTATGATGTAAACCTGTCGTACAACGGACATACACTTAAAGACAGGATTGGCTTCAGAACCATAGCGGTGAAAGGAAGGGATATCCTTGTAAACGGGAAACCTGTATTCCTCAGAGGTATCAGTATACATGAAGAAAATCCACTTAGGGGTGGCAGAGCATATTCTGCTGAAGATGCCCGTATACTGCTTGGATGGGCAAAGGAACTGGGCTGTAACTATGTACGTCTGGCACATTACCCACACAATGAAAATATGGTTCGCCTGGCCGATGAACTGGGCATCCTGGTATGGTCTGAGGTTCCAGTATACTGGACTATACAGTGGGAAAATCAGGAGACATACAACAATGCAGAAAATCAGCTGCTGGAGATGATTACCCGTGATAAGAACCGTGCTTCAGTGATAATTTGGTCTATTGCAAATGAGACTCCTGTATCACCGGCGCGCACCGGGTTTCTTAAGAGAATGATCAGTACTACGCGGGAAGCAGACCCTGTAAGGCTTGTAAGTGCAGCACTTGAAAGGCATGAGAAACCAGGAAGCCGTAATGTTCAGATCATAGAGGATCCGATACAGGACTATGTTGACGTAATCAGTTTTAACCAATACCTCGGCTGGTATTCAGGAACACCTGCACAGATTATGGATAACGAGTATGAGATCAATTACGATAAGCCGGTTATTATTTCCGAATTGGGAGGCGGCGCACTTCAAGGTTTTCACGGAGAGAGGGATGAGATATGGACAGAGGAGTACCAGGAATGGCTGTACGAAGAAACTGTCAGAATGATAGACAGAATCCCACAGCTTAGGGGAGTTACCCCCTGGATACTTGCAGACTTTAGGTCACCGAGACGACTGTTGCCAGATATTCAGGACGGCTGGAACCGCAAAGGACTAATCTCACAGACCGGAAATAAGAAAAAAGCCTTCTATGTATTGAAGAAATACTACGAGCAAAAAGCAAAAGAATACGGGGAATAG
- a CDS encoding DUF190 domain-containing protein, with amino-acid sequence MKLNGQAARLRIIVGETDLVYQRPLYEAIVFAAKKYKLSGATVSKGAMNYGAQSIKQSIKVFELSEDRPMIIELIDYPERLRDFASIAQKLIEKAEAGGIITIEDLEVIYYG; translated from the coding sequence ATGAAGCTTAACGGCCAGGCAGCAAGGCTCCGTATAATAGTCGGTGAGACTGATTTGGTGTATCAACGCCCTCTTTACGAGGCAATTGTATTCGCTGCTAAAAAGTACAAGCTCTCGGGAGCAACAGTCAGTAAGGGGGCAATGAACTATGGTGCTCAGAGTATAAAGCAGAGCATCAAGGTCTTTGAACTGTCGGAGGACAGGCCTATGATTATCGAATTGATAGACTATCCCGAACGCCTGCGGGATTTTGCATCAATTGCTCAGAAACTGATAGAAAAGGCCGAAGCAGGGGGAATTATAACTATAGAGGATCTGGAGGTTATCTATTATGGATAA